Proteins encoded by one window of Mustela erminea isolate mMusErm1 chromosome 7, mMusErm1.Pri, whole genome shotgun sequence:
- the TTC31 gene encoding tetratricopeptide repeat protein 31 isoform X2 — protein sequence MAPIPKAVGRIKLDCPLQPGCPLEVAAVPKLCQEFGPEDYGAEDIADFLQRLVASDPQGLHRIHVDGSSGRLQLWHHDYLLDHFCDEGKTRRQSDVAKGVKGLGTYCGLRKSFLYPPQGSEPCPPSPSAPSPGGSDSLLQVAMPQKLLLTEEEANHLAEELVAEEERMKQRAEKKRLKKKRQKDRKRQERLEQEGGEPKVMATPNGDGSPPSSPGNPPQGQCGEEEDSLDLSSTFVSLALRKVGDWPPSARREKGLSQEPRGKSRSPQEKMGQEEASSPIEESPRQSPKAEASPGLLAVALQQSQELATLGTSFAQNGFYHKAVVLFTQALKLNPRDYRLFGNRSFCHERLGQPMRALADAQVALTLRPGWPRGLFRLGKALMGLQRFEEAAAVFQETLRGGSQPDAARELHSCLLHLALNQRGGIREPLLSTGFPQPFSQAGPGTSSLLSVIRPPSTAPRAAGLLSPPLHYPPSHLSHCNSTLPQTQSRRPHSVHLRDTSKGSGILGLRPQHLPQAR from the exons ATGGCGCCGATTCCGAAGGCAGTGGGGCGGATAAAGCTAG ACTGCCCTCTGCAGCCTGGCTGCCCGCTGGAGGTCGCTGCTGTCCCCAAACTCTGCCAGGAATTCGGTCCCGAAGACTACGGCGCCGAG gaCATAGCGGATTTTCTTCAACGACTTGTGGCGAGTGATCCCCAGGGCCTGCACCGGATCCATGTGGACGGGAGCAGTGGGCGGCTACAGCTCTGGCACCATG ATTACCTCCTGGACCATTTCTGCGATGAGGGGAAAACGCGTAGACAGAGTGACGTGGCCAAGGGGGTCAAGGGACTGGGCACCTACTGTGGTCTCCGAAAGTCCTTCCTATATCCTCCTCAAGGGTCTGAGCCCTGCCCTCCtagcccctctgccccttcccctggtgGCTCAGACAGCCTACTTCAGGTGGCCATGCCCCAGAAGCTCCTGCTGACAGAAGAG GAAGCCAACCACCTGGCTGAGGAGCTAGTGGCTGAAGAGGAGCGCATGAAACAGAGAGCAGAGAAGAAACGACTCAAGAAGAAG CGTCAAAAGGATCGCAAGCGACAGGAGCGCTTggagcaggagggtggggagccCAAG GTCATGGCCACCCCAAATGGGGATGGGAGCCCCCCATCCAGCCCGGGGAACCCTCCTCAGGGACAGTGTGGTGAGGAAGAG GACTCATTGGATCTATCTAGCACTTTCGTGTCTCTGGCTTTACGCAAAGTTGGGGATTGGCCTCCCAGTGCCCGCAGAGAGAAGGGACTGAGCCAGGAGCCTCGAGGCAAAAGCCGGAGCCCCCAAGAGAAGATGGGCCAGGAGGAAGCGAGCTCTCCAATAGaagagagccccaggcagagtCCTAAGGCAGAG GCATCTCCAGGACTGCTGGCAGTTGCCTTACAGCAGAGCCAGGAGCTGGCAa cacTGGGTACCAGCTTTGCCCAAAATGGCTTCTACCACAAGGCTGTGGTTCTCTTTACCCAGGCTTTGAAGCTCAACCCCCGGGATTATCG GTTATTTGGAAACCGCTCTTTCTGCCATGAGCGGCTGGGTCAGCCCATGCGGGCCCTGGCCGATGCCCAGGTGGCCCTCACCCTGCGACCGGGCTGGCCCCGGGGCCTTTTCCGCCTGGGCAAGGCCCTGATGGGACTGCAG CGTTTTGAAGAGGCAGCTGCTGTGTTCCAGGAAACTCTGAGAGGCGGCTCCCAGCCCGATGCCGCCCGGGAGCTCCACTCTTGCCTTCTGCACCTTGCTCTG aATCAGCGAGGAGGAATCCGGGAGCCACTTCTGTCAACTGGGTTCCCACAGCCATTTTCCCAGGCTGGGCCTGGCACCTCAAGCCTCCTGTCTGTCATTCGTCCTCCAAGCACTGCTCCAAGAGCCGCTGGCCTTCTGTCTCCACCGCTGCATTATCCCCCGAGTCACCTGAGCCACTGTAACTCGACTCTTCCCCAGACTCAGAGTAGGAGACCCCACTCTGTCCATCTCCGGGACACCTCAAAGGGCTCTGGTATCCTGGGACTTCGGCCCCAGCATCTACCTCAGGCCAGATGA
- the TTC31 gene encoding tetratricopeptide repeat protein 31 isoform X1, translating to MAPIPKAVGRIKLDCPLQPGCPLEVAAVPKLCQEFGPEDYGAEDIADFLQRLVASDPQGLHRIHVDGSSGRLQLWHHDYLLDHFCDEGKTRRQSDVAKGVKGLGTYCGLRKSFLYPPQGSEPCPPSPSAPSPGGSDSLLQVAMPQKLLLTEEEANHLAEELVAEEERMKQRAEKKRLKKKRQKDRKRQERLEQEGGEPKVMATPNGDGSPPSSPGNPPQGQCGEEEDSLDLSSTFVSLALRKVGDWPPSARREKGLSQEPRGKSRSPQEKMGQEEASSPIEESPRQSPKAEASPGLLAVALQQSQELATLGTSFAQNGFYHKAVVLFTQALKLNPRDYRLFGNRSFCHERLGQPMRALADAQVALTLRPGWPRGLFRLGKALMGLQRFEEAAAVFQETLRGGSQPDAARELHSCLLHLALQNQRGGIREPLLSTGFPQPFSQAGPGTSSLLSVIRPPSTAPRAAGLLSPPLHYPPSHLSHCNSTLPQTQSRRPHSVHLRDTSKGSGILGLRPQHLPQAR from the exons ATGGCGCCGATTCCGAAGGCAGTGGGGCGGATAAAGCTAG ACTGCCCTCTGCAGCCTGGCTGCCCGCTGGAGGTCGCTGCTGTCCCCAAACTCTGCCAGGAATTCGGTCCCGAAGACTACGGCGCCGAG gaCATAGCGGATTTTCTTCAACGACTTGTGGCGAGTGATCCCCAGGGCCTGCACCGGATCCATGTGGACGGGAGCAGTGGGCGGCTACAGCTCTGGCACCATG ATTACCTCCTGGACCATTTCTGCGATGAGGGGAAAACGCGTAGACAGAGTGACGTGGCCAAGGGGGTCAAGGGACTGGGCACCTACTGTGGTCTCCGAAAGTCCTTCCTATATCCTCCTCAAGGGTCTGAGCCCTGCCCTCCtagcccctctgccccttcccctggtgGCTCAGACAGCCTACTTCAGGTGGCCATGCCCCAGAAGCTCCTGCTGACAGAAGAG GAAGCCAACCACCTGGCTGAGGAGCTAGTGGCTGAAGAGGAGCGCATGAAACAGAGAGCAGAGAAGAAACGACTCAAGAAGAAG CGTCAAAAGGATCGCAAGCGACAGGAGCGCTTggagcaggagggtggggagccCAAG GTCATGGCCACCCCAAATGGGGATGGGAGCCCCCCATCCAGCCCGGGGAACCCTCCTCAGGGACAGTGTGGTGAGGAAGAG GACTCATTGGATCTATCTAGCACTTTCGTGTCTCTGGCTTTACGCAAAGTTGGGGATTGGCCTCCCAGTGCCCGCAGAGAGAAGGGACTGAGCCAGGAGCCTCGAGGCAAAAGCCGGAGCCCCCAAGAGAAGATGGGCCAGGAGGAAGCGAGCTCTCCAATAGaagagagccccaggcagagtCCTAAGGCAGAG GCATCTCCAGGACTGCTGGCAGTTGCCTTACAGCAGAGCCAGGAGCTGGCAa cacTGGGTACCAGCTTTGCCCAAAATGGCTTCTACCACAAGGCTGTGGTTCTCTTTACCCAGGCTTTGAAGCTCAACCCCCGGGATTATCG GTTATTTGGAAACCGCTCTTTCTGCCATGAGCGGCTGGGTCAGCCCATGCGGGCCCTGGCCGATGCCCAGGTGGCCCTCACCCTGCGACCGGGCTGGCCCCGGGGCCTTTTCCGCCTGGGCAAGGCCCTGATGGGACTGCAG CGTTTTGAAGAGGCAGCTGCTGTGTTCCAGGAAACTCTGAGAGGCGGCTCCCAGCCCGATGCCGCCCGGGAGCTCCACTCTTGCCTTCTGCACCTTGCTCTG cagaATCAGCGAGGAGGAATCCGGGAGCCACTTCTGTCAACTGGGTTCCCACAGCCATTTTCCCAGGCTGGGCCTGGCACCTCAAGCCTCCTGTCTGTCATTCGTCCTCCAAGCACTGCTCCAAGAGCCGCTGGCCTTCTGTCTCCACCGCTGCATTATCCCCCGAGTCACCTGAGCCACTGTAACTCGACTCTTCCCCAGACTCAGAGTAGGAGACCCCACTCTGTCCATCTCCGGGACACCTCAAAGGGCTCTGGTATCCTGGGACTTCGGCCCCAGCATCTACCTCAGGCCAGATGA
- the LBX2 gene encoding transcription factor LBX2, whose amino-acid sequence MNSGPQPRTPRTLFSIADILGPRRITRGPSTSQLPESSPGPTSPLCALEELTSKTFLGLDGHAPESSEGRAAPGALGPGPTSRRRRKSRTAFTAQQVLELERRFVFQKYLAPSERDGLAARLGLANAQVVTWFQNRRAKLRRDVEEMRADVASLSALSPEVPCGLQRPDGAPGPSPDPGPGPPDSGHHLTEEEIQVVD is encoded by the exons ATGAACTCGGGACCCCAGCCTCGGACACCCCGGACACTATTCAGCATCGCAGACATCCTAGGCCCGCGCAGGATTACCCGAGGACCTTCTACGTCTCAGCTTCCAGAGTCGAGCCCTGGTCCCACGTCGCCTCTGTGCGCGCTGGAGGAGCTGACCAGTAAAACTTTCCTCGGACTCGACGGGCACGCTCCGGAGTCCTCTGAAG GCCGCGCAGCCCCGGGTGCGCTGGGCCCCGGCCCGACCAGCCGCAGGCGGCGAAAGTCACGCACGGCGTTCACCGCGCAGCAGGTGCTGGAGCTGGAGCGACGCTTCGTCTTCCAGAAGTACCTGGCGCCTTCGGAGCGCGACGGGCTGGCGGCGAGGCTCGGTCTGGCCAACGCACAGGTTGTCACGTGGTTCCAGAACCGGCGAGCCAAGCTCAGACGCGACGTGGAGGAGATGCGCGCCGACGTGGCCTCGCTGAGTGCGCTGTCCCCCGAAGTCCCGTGCGGCCTGCAGCGGCCGGATGgtgccccaggccccagccccgaCCCGGGCCCCGGCCCACCGGACTCCGGGCACCACCTGACAGAAGAAGAGATTCAGGTGGTCGACTGA